CCCTCCCCCGCCCTGCGCCCCCGCAGGCGGGGGAGGGGGTCGGGGGGAGGGGGCCTGTGCGCGGCCATGGATCCGCCAAAACGCACCCAAGCCCCCTCTACCGATGACAGGAGGGCGGAGCCCTCTCCTGTTATCGGGAGAGGGGGCAGGCGAGTGTAACGAGCCGGGGGTGAGGGCCCCTCCCCCTCACCCGCCCTGCGCCCCCGCAGGCGGGGGAGGGGGCTGGGGGGAGGGGGCCTCCTCCGGCGGCGCCAGCGGCAGCACCAGCGTGAACGTGCTCCCGCTCCCCGGCTCGCTGTCGACGTCGATGCGGCCGCCGAGGAGCTCGGCGTACTGGCCGGAGAGGTAGAGGCCCAGCCCCGTGCCGCCATGCGGGCGCGAGAAGCCGCTCTGGAGCTGCTCGAAAGGGCGGAAGAGACGCTCGCGCTCGTCGGGGCTGATCCCGGGGCCGGTGTCGGAGACGGCGAGGGCGACGCCGTCGGGGCGCGACTCCACGGAGATGCGGACGCCGCCCGTCTCGGTGAACTTCACCGCGTTGCCGGCCAGGTTGATCAGGATCTGCCGCACCTTGTCCGGATCGGTGGGGATGCGCGCGGGGGGATCGCAGGTGAGGACCTCCAGCTCCAGCCCCTTGCGCGTTGCCAGCGGCTCGATGACCGACGCCACCTCCGTCGCCAGCCCGCACACGTCCGTCTCCTCAATGCGCGCCTCGGCGCGGCCGGCCTCCAGGCGGGCGAAGGAGAGGACCTCTTCGATGAGGCCGCGCAGGTGGCGCGAGGCGGTGTCGATGCGGCCGAGCGCCTCGCGCTGCTGGGGGGTGAGCGGGCCGTGGATCTCCAGCTCCAGCAGCTCCAGGTGCCCCAGCACGGCGTTGAGCGGGGTGCGCAGCTCGTGGCTCATGGTGGCGATGAAGTCGCTCTTGGCGCGGCTGGCCTCCTGGGCCGCCTCCAGGAGCTGCGCGTTCTCCACCGCGACCGCGGCGTGGCGGGCGAGGCGCTCCAGCAGGCGCAGGTCGCTCAGGGAGAAGGGCTGCCGGCCGTCGCGGCCACGAACGGCGCTGAGCGCGCCCAGCGGACCCGAGCGCCCCACCAGTGGCGCGCAAATCACGGAGCCGGCCTCGCTCAGGTCGGCGTGGGAGTGCATGACGCGCTCGTCGTCGTTCACGTCCAGCACCAGCGCGGGCTCGCCCGTCGTCACCACCCAGCCGGTGAGCGAGCCCTCCACGGGAAGCTCGCTCCCGGCCGAACCCGCCAGCAGCCCCAGCGCGGAATCGTCCATCTTGAGCGACTCGCCGCCGGGCTGCAGCAGCACGATCCCGCAGCCGTCGGGGTCCACCAGGCGGGCGGCGGCATCGGTCACGCGGCGCAGCACCTCGGCCGGGTCCAGCGTGGATGCCAGGGAGCGCGCGATCTCGCCCAGAAGCTCCAGCTCCTCGGCGCGGCGGCTGAGGGCGTTGGCCATGCGGTCGAAGTCGCGCCCCAGCGCCGCGATCTCGGTGGGGGCAGCCTCGGAGAGGGGGCCCACGCGCGCTTCCAGGTCCCCCGACCCCAGCGCCGCCGATGCGCCGCGGATGCGCAGGAGGGGGCGCGCCATGTACCGGGCCAGCGCGTTGCTCAGCGCCAGCGAGGCCAGCGTCACGCCGATCAGCAGCGATAGCAGGCGCACGTACGAATCGGCCACGTACGCCTGGATGTCGGCGAACGGCTCCTCCGTCCACACGCGCCAGTCCAGCCCGGGCACCTGCGCCACGCCGGCCAGCATCCGCGCCGTGAGCCGCGAGGCGGGCACCCGCCCCACGCCGCGGCGGTACGTGGTGGTGCCGCGCTCTCCCACCGCCGTGATCGCCGCGAACGAAGCCGAGTCGCCCATGGAGCGCGGCGCCTCGCCGGCGGCGTAGGGGGCATGCGTGTCGTAGAGCACCAGCCCGCGCCGGTCCGCCACGCGCAGCCGGTCGCCCATGGGAGGCGTGGGGGTCGGGGTGGGCATGGTGCGAAGCTGCAGCGCGCCGCCCACGAAGCCGGCCAGCGTGTCGCCCAGCATCACCGGGTGCACGATGACCACCACCGGCGCGCGCGTGCGGCGCCCCAGCAGCACTTCGGAGACGACGGTGGCGCGGGTGGCGCGCAGGCGGCGGAAGTACTCGCGGTCGCTGTAGTCGGTGCCCACCCCCGCCATCCCGCCCGCGAACGCCGTCATCCGCCCGCGCGAGTCGGCCGCGAAGACCCCTGCGAAGGAGGGGAACTGCGCGTGCACCTCCTCGAGCTGGCGGGTTGCATCGTCCGCGCTCAAGCCGCCCTGCCGCTCGGCCAGCCCGGCCGCCGTGCGCACCACGCCGGTGTGCAGCCGAACGTACTCGCCCAGGTGCGCGGCGTGCGCCTCGGAGGTGAGCAGGAGGCGCTCGCGGGTGCGCTCCAGCGAGCGCTCCCACTCGCGCCGGCCGCTCCACACGCCGAAGCTGAGGGTGGGGACGATCCCGGCCAGCGCCACCACCACCGCCAGCGCCGAGCGCAGCGACGGGGCCCCACGCACCCGCA
This genomic window from Longimicrobium sp. contains:
- a CDS encoding ATP-binding protein; this translates as MDAIRGASEFRARQRWVAAFLLGAAGYAINMNPVSLSPGTELLLGGTAALVATVTLGPGPGTLAGFVAAARTFFLWGHPYAWAILTLEALVVGLLVTRYRRRPLVADFVFWALLGLPLLFVTYGGIMGVGGATAAVILLKQPLNGLINALAAETLLLIPAVRRGLRVRGAPSLRSALAVVVALAGIVPTLSFGVWSGRREWERSLERTRERLLLTSEAHAAHLGEYVRLHTGVVRTAAGLAERQGGLSADDATRQLEEVHAQFPSFAGVFAADSRGRMTAFAGGMAGVGTDYSDREYFRRLRATRATVVSEVLLGRRTRAPVVVIVHPVMLGDTLAGFVGGALQLRTMPTPTPTPPMGDRLRVADRRGLVLYDTHAPYAAGEAPRSMGDSASFAAITAVGERGTTTYRRGVGRVPASRLTARMLAGVAQVPGLDWRVWTEEPFADIQAYVADSYVRLLSLLIGVTLASLALSNALARYMARPLLRIRGASAALGSGDLEARVGPLSEAAPTEIAALGRDFDRMANALSRRAEELELLGEIARSLASTLDPAEVLRRVTDAAARLVDPDGCGIVLLQPGGESLKMDDSALGLLAGSAGSELPVEGSLTGWVVTTGEPALVLDVNDDERVMHSHADLSEAGSVICAPLVGRSGPLGALSAVRGRDGRQPFSLSDLRLLERLARHAAVAVENAQLLEAAQEASRAKSDFIATMSHELRTPLNAVLGHLELLELEIHGPLTPQQREALGRIDTASRHLRGLIEEVLSFARLEAGRAEARIEETDVCGLATEVASVIEPLATRKGLELEVLTCDPPARIPTDPDKVRQILINLAGNAVKFTETGGVRISVESRPDGVALAVSDTGPGISPDERERLFRPFEQLQSGFSRPHGGTGLGLYLSGQYAELLGGRIDVDSEPGSGSTFTLVLPLAPPEEAPSPQPPPPPAGAQGG